In the Pseudomonas sp. ADAK2 genome, one interval contains:
- a CDS encoding DUF2242 domain-containing protein, translating to MFRSIPMRIVGLALVLAVAAGCSSKKAAIYEHENFDDSGTFSRSYPVTDAQTCEAARRALLSQGYIITSSDPKLVSGHKSFQQTGETHMEISFSVVCADDGSEGHHATMFANALQDRYALKKTNNSASLGVGVLGSVSMPIGSSDDSMVKVASETVSSAKFYERFFTLVELFLPPEAKKAAHIVEKPKTDLGVPEAKAAPAPLVPTPAPAPAAEPVAAPAPVEAAPAASEPVTPPAESAPITPVESSEPAPAETITPPSHPDNMPPPSEPIPAQ from the coding sequence ATGTTTAGATCAATTCCCATGCGTATCGTCGGGCTGGCACTGGTGCTGGCCGTTGCTGCCGGTTGTTCGTCGAAGAAAGCCGCCATCTATGAGCATGAGAACTTCGACGATTCCGGAACGTTTTCACGCAGCTATCCGGTGACCGATGCGCAGACCTGCGAAGCTGCTCGTCGCGCCTTGCTCAGCCAGGGCTACATCATCACCAGCAGCGACCCGAAACTGGTCAGCGGCCACAAGAGCTTCCAGCAGACCGGCGAGACCCACATGGAGATCAGCTTCAGTGTGGTGTGTGCCGATGATGGCTCTGAAGGCCACCACGCGACCATGTTCGCCAACGCCCTGCAGGACCGCTATGCCCTGAAGAAAACCAACAACTCCGCCAGCCTCGGCGTCGGTGTGTTGGGCTCGGTGTCGATGCCGATCGGTTCGTCCGATGATTCGATGGTCAAGGTGGCCAGCGAAACCGTATCCTCGGCCAAGTTCTACGAGCGTTTCTTTACCCTGGTGGAATTGTTCCTGCCGCCGGAAGCGAAGAAAGCCGCGCACATTGTCGAAAAACCGAAAACCGACCTGGGCGTACCTGAAGCCAAGGCTGCACCAGCACCACTGGTGCCCACGCCAGCGCCCGCACCTGCCGCAGAGCCTGTAGCGGCGCCAGCACCTGTCGAGGCGGCCCCTGCGGCCTCAGAACCGGTCACTCCGCCAGCAGAATCGGCCCCGATCACTCCCGTTGAATCGTCCGAGCCCGCGCCGGCCGAGACCATCACGCCACCGTCGCATCCGGACAACATGCCGCCCCCAAGCGAACCTATTCCGGCCCAGTAA